In Papaver somniferum cultivar HN1 chromosome 9, ASM357369v1, whole genome shotgun sequence, the genomic stretch ATAACCGAAGTTAAGTCGGATTCGCGTCTTAGAAACTGATTAGTGACTCGAAATCTTCCGATTTAGTAATATAAAAATTTGATCTCAAAACTTGTGTCTAATTTTGAACCGTTGATTGTGCAATCCGTATGAAAAAACACTTGATATTTAACACTTCATTTCATTGAATCCGTATGAGCACATAAGAGGACTATTGACCATTGATTAGGGGTAAGAAAAATAAACGGTTATCAATTGTTAACGTGGCTCTAGTTATGACCGCACCTGTTTATTTTCATTCACCAAACTTATCAAGTTCGTGAGAAACAATGAAAACCCAAATTTTCccctactttcttcttctcccgcTCCAAAAATTCACCAATTTTTGTTTCCCCCCTAAATATTCCGCCAAATCACTCTAAATTTTAGAATGGTTTcaaatctcttttttcttttctatacAATCTTGTCGCAagacttgattttatttttttctagaaACTTAGGGTTTATTTCTCTGAAGTCTGTCTATCTTTCACATCAGTTCTCACCGTCGCTGCCTCTCTTAAGGTAATTTGGTGATTTTGTTTTTGTCTCAATTTCATATCATCAAGTTctgatatgaatattttgatgtTAGGGTTTCGGTTTCAgtttagatttattaattttgTGAGAAGAAGATTTTCATATTATCATTTTCAGTTTAATATTAATTTCATATTATCAATTTCTAATATCAGTTTCAATGTTTCATATTATCAATTTCTGGTACTAAGATTTTAGGTTTTCTGTTTGATTGAAAAATGGTTTTGGGGTTTTGATAttaagattttagggtttcagttaATTTGAATGATTAGGGGTTTGTTATCTTTTTATTAGATTGTTCTCTACTTCTATTTCAGTTTTTTGGGGGTGAGTTTTGGAAGTTCATGTTGAAGAATCTTTGGATTTACCTCTGAATCTCCTTCTATTTCAGTTAATTTGAATGGTTTTGGGTTTGTTATCTTTTTATTAGATTGTTCTCTACTTCTATTTCAGTTTTTTGGGGGCGAGTTTTGGAAGTTCATGTTGAAGAGTCTTTGGATTTACCTCTGAATCTCCTTCTCTCTGTAGAATTGAttggtttgttttctttttcgtaTGTAACATTGGTtgatttttctatttcttttttgtATGATTTGAGCTAATTTTGTGAACCTATGGATCTACTATGTTTAGTGGTAGTGTTTGAGGAAAATTGGTTTTGTCATTCTGTTTGATTTTGGGTTCTTGTTTTGCTTTTGAAAAGGGGTTTTAATCTTTTGACCTCTTCATATTTGTTGTTCTGCATCAAGTCCTATTGTAAACTTATCAAAGTTTTCTTGTTCTGCAGCAAGTTATGTATCTGTTTTTATGTATATGTTTTTATGTTTAGACTGTCTCATGGTATTGGTATGCTTGTGTTTAAGTTTCAATCTTATGTTTTATTTTCCTTCATTTACTTATATTTTCTGGTACTGATAAGGTCTACGGTTGATGGTAACGGTGAACATGTATGGGGTACCTGTAGGTGACAATGAAGACAAGTTAGCTACTCGGGCTGGCAAACTTGTCCGCGTCTATTGTCAAGTCAAATATGTGGATTGGAGGAAGGTTCCAGAGAACTACAAGGAAGATGTGAGGTATAAGTTGTTGGTATGTAATCCatacttttttttctctcttctattCTGGTTATTTTGAGTTACATTTAAGAATGAATGCTTGATAATCCTGTTGATTTGCTGACTTGAAACTTGTTTATTTTAGCAAGAATTTGAGTTCAATGTGCCAAATCATTTGGCCAAGTATATTGTTATGGGGtctcttccataaaatttcaggACATTTAAACATGTTTTAAGAACTGGTCCTCTCCTAGGCAAGGTCACCATGGAAGAGAAGTTAGATGCATGCCCTGGTGATTATGACTTCGATTGTTGGAAAATTTTTGTCGAGAATGAGAGCAAACCTGGTGTTAAGGAAAATCACACCAAATAtgcagaaaatcaaaagaaaaggaCCATACATCACACATGTGGTCGAGAATCGTATGCAAATAAAATCCACAAGCTCGTAAGTACATCATATTGTATTCTGACACTAGTTTAATGTTAATTGTTCATACTTATCCATGTGGTCAAGAGTTGTATGCAAATAAAATCCACAAGCTCGTAAGTACATCGTATTGCATTCTGACACTAGTTTTATGTTAACTGTTTATACTTATCCATATAATGTTATGCACAGGCTAAAAAGGAAGGTTTGGTAGCTGAGGCTGCACGAGGACTTGCTTGGATGAATGGTCATGTTGGGAAAGATGGAATAGTAAATCCTTCGGCTGTTGAAAAATATGTGAGTATAGTTGGTCAGGTTGAATGAAGCTTGTATTTTACCTATTTACTTCTGAAATTAACACATGTTGTTCAATGTATGTTAAAAGGAGCAAGTAAAGGCCGCTAGATCTAGGAGGCAGGACCTAATCAATGCAGGATTGGCATCCGCTTcagactttgagaatgatgagatTGCTGAAGTCTTTGGACCTGACAAATGCAGAGCTGGTTTGTTCGGTTATTCTCCACTTGTCTCGAAGAAGCAAGCCTTATACGCGAGTGTTGCGACTGCGGTTCCCAATCAGTATTGCACCAATGACTGATCATATGGATGAGGCTCTACTGCCAAAGCATACTGAACTAATCACCAATGTAAGCTTTGATTTACAAGTTCtgtttttgtttattattataTCTTAATGCTCCTAAAATATCAATAAACTAGGATAGTTCATTAGTTAGTTGCGATTATATTTCAAAGGATAGATGCATGATAACTTATGGATGGTACATATCAAACACTAGAATTTCTAATTGTATGTTTTCGTGGGTGCTTTGAAGATACATATAGTGTTGTACCTTTCTTTTTCCTTAAGACATCCTTTTGATATAAATGCTTGAATGTCAATACTAGCTTGTAGTTATACTAGTGGTACATATCGAACACTAGCATTTCTAATTGTCTGTTCTCATGGATGCTTTGAAGcacctttttcttttttccttgggACATCCTCTTGATATAAATTCTTAAATGTTTATAGATTGTAGTTATTATTCCCAAATGGAAAATCTAATTTGTGTTCTTAACTGTTTTTTCTATTATAGGTTGTGCTGCAAGTTATGGCAAGACAGCAACAAAACCAACATTCTTCCAGCACAAACCCAGGTACTGGTGGTGTTGAAGATCCCTATGGAAATCAAGTTGTTCTCCTTTACAACATAAAAAGGGAAGATGTTGCTACAAGTCATGTTGTATATGGCATAGATGGAGAACATTGTGAGGGACTTTTAGTGCAGCCAGAAGAGAGAAAGGTATGTCTTGAAACCATCGAGGATGGTAACTGTGTTGTACCTGACAGTCCTCAAGGTGATCGCTGTTATCTGAGAGAGTATGTTGCAAATGAATCAGTAATTTGGCTCGTGTTTCGTATGGAATTTATGGAGTCTGCCATGAATGAAAACTTCTTCAGTAACTACTTTTTGTGCAGTGGAAACATATCCTGCTTTTTATTTTGAGGAGCACActttttatgaactgaaaactTCTTGAGTACCTATCTCATTTTCAGTCTGTAAATTTGTGATGTTTTGCTTAACTACTTTCATGTGGAGTCTTCTCCTTTTATATAATGATCATGGTTCATAATATATATTTCCTGTGTTCGGTCCTTTTAGTTTTATGAATTCAATTTTTGGTGGATGAGTTGTAGCTTAAAAAGTAATTTTATAGTTACTGAATATCGTCAGGTCTGGCAACCGGAAACTGTCAGGTCCGGCGACCGGAAACTTTCGGGTCTGGCCACCGGAAACTGTCAGGTCGTCGCCCGGGAATTGTCAAGTCCGGCGACCGGAACCTGTCAGACCGGGAAAGTGCCATTTGTTAGGTATCAGAACTACCAAATTTTCTAACAGAAATAATGTTACAAAATTATGGAACCAAAAGACACATGTCATTTGTTTATTGGTTATTTTAATAGTAATAGAAAGAGTTAGCAATGGTTGTAACATAATATTTggattacaaagtaaatatgaagTGTAAAATGTCAATAATTAGGATAAATATTATAATGGACTTAAAGTGTTAGCCTATTTAATTTCCCTAATGGATTAGAAGAGTTAGGCAAAATTCTCACAATTATATTACACCATATCCATAACCATTTATTTTAGTAAGGGAAATTAGCTCCTATTTTTTGGTAACACATTTTTCCTATAAGCAAATCCTTGATTTGGTGTAGTgtccatttaatcgcctaaaattttcatgggacatgaccggcaatgattGTTGTTCAGTGAATCATCTTCACCCACAATCACTCAGCCTTGTATACTTACACCAAAGTATGCATCTGTCTTCACTCATAAGGCAATGCGCAACAgaagtcttttcttttttctctctaactcttcatgcccccataagcataagaggttttgCCATGCATCAAACCAATTGACAAACTCTCACAAAACAGCAACATTAGAACACAAAGattactgcaacaaacccattttattgcactaaaggaagattacaaaactcgtccaactcatggaccaaaacaggccattcactctcttggtgaatgcctaaaacactctctacattagtggttcttctctcaattGAACACCACTAAACTTATTGATTCCTAGGCTATTTATGCTAACTAGGAACATGCCAAAACTTCTGTGCAACCGCTGCACAAGCCTTGAACAgccaagtgtccaagtagtttccataaccgccaacttcaactgccaccttttgagTTGTCACGCCAACAGGTGCCACACCTtttcttggtggttatgaacacTCAGAAATGGTTATAAACTACTTCTATAAACGTTCTCCCTTGTCTCACACATTTGGCATGCTTGTAAAGCTcgtaaccaactcctaaccgCCACTTGAGCCAgattagatatgttatatttaagtttatttgccaattatacccctgaaaaataggATACACAAAGAGTTATAGTAATTGGGCTAAAATGGAGGGACATTTTAGGCTTTTTAAGTCTCAAAGACTACCACCAAACcattttccaatttttttatgAAAC encodes the following:
- the LOC113314330 gene encoding uncharacterized protein LOC113314330 isoform X1; protein product: MQDWHPLQTLRMMRLLKSLDLTNAELVCSVILHLSRRSKPYTRVLRLRFPISIAPMTDHMDEALLPKHTELITNVVLQVMARQQQNQHSSSTNPGTGGVEDPYGNQVVLLYNIKREDVATSHVVYGIDGEHCEGLLVQPEERKVCLETIEDGNCVVPDSPQGDRCYLREYVANESVIWLVFRMEFMESAMNENFFSNYFLCSGNISCFLF
- the LOC113314330 gene encoding uncharacterized protein LOC113314330 isoform X2 is translated as MEEKLDACPGDYDFDCWKIFVENESKPGVKENHTKYAENQKKRTIHHTCGRESYANKIHKLAKKEGLVAEAARGLAWMNGHVGKDGIVNPSAVEKYEQVKAARSRRQDLINAGLASASDFENDEIAEVFGPDKCRAGLFGYSPLVSKKQALYASVATAVPNQYCTND